The sequence below is a genomic window from Anopheles cruzii chromosome 3, idAnoCruzAS_RS32_06, whole genome shotgun sequence.
ACTGACAGATTGGGGCGAAAGCGTTGGAAAAAGACGGACGCTCCCACGTACGAGCTgtcatcgtcgtggtcgtcgaaaacggcaccgaaaagaACGGCTGCCTTCTGCTGCGGCTATTGGTGCAAACGCGAAttggtgaaaacaaaacctttcCGATCGTTTGCAACGTGGGCACTCCGTGGGTATTTACGGTGTAGTTCCATTTCCTGCTCGCGCACCGGTGTTCAGTTTGATCAACACCACCCCCGGCAGCGTCTGCGTCGATAatcgccagcagcatcatGGAACCCTACGATGTGATTGTGAATCAACCGGTCGTCATCGATAATGTAAGTTGATGACGGAAGACGGAGGATCCATGGTCCATCCACCCGGACACTTCGTTACCAAGCGGTACGAGACAGGAAGGATAACTCTCGCCGCTTGCTTGAATGTTCCTGGCGCATTGTTAGTGCGGGTTAAAGTGGTGCTGCTTGTCGCAGACAGTGCACAAAATCGTTGACAACCGATCACTACCACCCTCTCCATGACTGTGTGCGCGATGAGCACATTCGAAAGAATCAATGACATCACCGGTTGGAAAGCTTCCTTGTCTACGGGCAGGAAAAACCACCGTatccctgttttttttttaagtgaAAACAAATCCAATTTATTGTGTCCGACGAGATGAAAAAAAGATGGAACCGCTCCGTTCTGCTCCGATCTCAGTCAGCCGAGCATCGGTGCCGGCGAAGGTATTCCTCGGTCGGGTTCGTTAGTTGAGAGAAGCTTCGTTTCAACGGTCGCTGAAATTCGGGCAACGCCACCAACAACCCCTTGCGGTCGCGATAGTAGTCACGCTGCTGTTGACAGCGCAGATAAAACTCGTCCACCTGAGCCATCCTTGCGCGATCGAAAACGGTCAAATGCGGATTCGGAGGCACCAGCGCCGCCAGCGTACGACGAATTTGTTTCACACGCTCGGAGTACATCTTCGATCGTGTCCTCTGCTTTGTTCTTTGCTTCCGGTGCAAGATCCTTTCCGTACGACGCCAATctgcaccgacaccgatctgttcttcttttttgcaGGGTTCCGGAATGATTAAGGCGGGCTTCGCAGGCGATCACATACCAAAGTGTCGTTTCCCCAACTAGTAAGTGTTGCTTTGctttcgtccgtccgtttggGCGCAGGCTGCTTCGATGGTACGATTGTTAATGGCTTCCATTTTTCTGTGCAATCCGTAGTATGGGGCGTCCGAAGCACGTCCGTGTGATGGCCGGTGCCCTCGAAGGGGACATGTTTGTCGGTCCCAAGGCGGAAGACTACCGGGGGTTGCTGAGCATCCGGTACCCGATGGAGCACGGTATCGTGACCGATTGGAACGACATGGAAAAGATCTGGACGTACATCTACAGCAAAGACGAGCTGTCTACGTTTGCCGAAGAGCAcccggtgctgctgaccgaGGCACCACTTAATCCGCGCAAAAACCGCGAGAAGGCGGCCGAAATCTTCTTCGAAACGTTCAATGTGCCCGCACTGTTCGTGTCGATGCAGGCCGTGCTGAGCCTGTACGCGACGGGGCGCGTGACGGGTGTGGTGCTGGACTCGGGCGATGGTGTCACGCACGCCGTACCGATCTTCGAAGGGTTTGCAATGCCGCACAGCATCATGCGTGTGGACATTGCCGGTCGCGATGTAACGCGCTACCTGAAAACCTTGATCCGCAAGGAGGGTTTCAGTTTCCGCACGACGGCCGAGTTCGAGATAGTGCGCTCGATCAAGGAGAAGGTCTGCTCGCTCGCGACGAATCCACTGAAGGAGGAAACGGTCGACACGGAGAAGACAAAGTACGTGCTGCCGGATGGCAACGTGCTCGAGATAGGGCCGGCCTGCTACCGGGCACCGGAGGTCCTGTTCCGCCCTCACATGCTCGGCGAGGAGTGCGAAGGCATCCACGAGGTGCTGATATATTCGATCCAAAAGTCGGACATGGACCTGCGAAAGATGCTGTACCAGAACATCGTGTTGTCGGGCGGTTCGACACTGTTCAAGGGGTTCGGTGATCGACTGCTGTCCGAAATACGGAAGCATGTGGCGAAGGACATGAAGATCAGAGTAAGAGCGGCATCATTCGTCATCATTGTACACGCTGGATGACACGTCTATTTCTTTGCAGATTGCAGCCCCCCAGGAACGTATCTACTCAACGTGGATGGGTGGTTCGATTCTGGCCTCGCTCGACACATTCAAAAAGATGTGGGTCTCGAAGCGAGAGTTCGACGAAGACGGTCAGCGGGCAATCCATCGGAAAACGTTCTAAGTGCGGTattcctttctctctttgcGCTGAGCCTTGCGTGTAAATGTGTCTTGTGGATTCGGAGAATCAgttcgaacgaacgaacgatcggaGGGAGAtcgaaagaagcaaaaacgaaCAAGTACGCGCGTCTGGGTAGAGGTGAAACGGAGGGTTTTAGAATGATCGTGAGCACACCGGCGAAACACTCTTCTCAGGTTAAAGCCGCGCCTTGTACGGCCTGTAGGTGCTCCGGGAGAGCTGACCCTAGATTTCCGTTGGTTTTTCGTTGTCTACTTTGAGGGACACTTTTCGCGTTGTTTCCGAGAAATATCGACACGCTATTCGTGTTAGGGTCCAGCGCTAGTTGTAGCTTTGGAGCAAGAGGATGGTTCTTCTAAGGTAAATAATAGGCAGAAAACAATGAAGCAATGTGTTCAGCTAAGAGTAGAAAGGCGTTCTGAGTAACGTGTAATGCGCACGCACAGCAAAAACATACCATTGCATAAGCGAACTATTTGCTAGGGATGATAGGGATTCGATAGCTTTGTGTGGACAAGGTTACATATGCATGTTTTACCCTAGCTGTGTCCGTTGCTTGCGGTGGCTTTTGAAGGAGATATTTAATCACTTTTTACAGAGAACAGTTACTTATTTAGCTCGATTGTTACTGTGTCGatatcgtttgtttgtgtttctagTTGGTCTTTGTGTTCTGCGTTCCACTGTGTTAGAGGATGAATGGCCTCTTTTTTAACATCGCTTCCTTCATCAAGCTTTCCCCACTTCGTATGTTGTCCCGCCGCACTGCGGTGGCCGAAAGGAACCTTCATTCCATTGCTAACTGTATGGCGCCATTGGAAAGCCCAGAGGCCTTGTGTTAACTTTAACGTGTACTAGCTTTTTGATCCCGTAAAATGAGATCGTCGCCGAGCGACGCTTTCGTCAGTCGGTCGGCTCTAACGCTTCTTCCAGATAGGGGGACCCTTTCACGCTAACACCTTAAGTTAGTATCTAGTAATTTATACTCAATAACTAAAAGTAATTAGAGAGGAAGCAACAAGACAGAATCACAGGCGTTGTACGGGCTGCTGCTCAAAAGTGCATCGAAATGGCAGCACAACACGAttaagtggaaaataaaataatggaaCCCTGCAAAATAGCGACCGAGG
It includes:
- the LOC128271939 gene encoding actin-related protein 1 gives rise to the protein MEPYDVIVNQPVVIDNGSGMIKAGFAGDHIPKCRFPNYMGRPKHVRVMAGALEGDMFVGPKAEDYRGLLSIRYPMEHGIVTDWNDMEKIWTYIYSKDELSTFAEEHPVLLTEAPLNPRKNREKAAEIFFETFNVPALFVSMQAVLSLYATGRVTGVVLDSGDGVTHAVPIFEGFAMPHSIMRVDIAGRDVTRYLKTLIRKEGFSFRTTAEFEIVRSIKEKVCSLATNPLKEETVDTEKTKYVLPDGNVLEIGPACYRAPEVLFRPHMLGEECEGIHEVLIYSIQKSDMDLRKMLYQNIVLSGGSTLFKGFGDRLLSEIRKHVAKDMKIRIAAPQERIYSTWMGGSILASLDTFKKMWVSKREFDEDGQRAIHRKTF